In the Athene noctua chromosome 21, bAthNoc1.hap1.1, whole genome shotgun sequence genome, one interval contains:
- the UBE2D1 gene encoding ubiquitin-conjugating enzyme E2 D1 isoform X4, whose product MLENPTLCICKEKPLLKPDSAYQGGVFFLTVHFPTDYPFKPPKIAFTTKIYHPNINSNGSICLDILRSQWSPALTVSKVLLSICSLLCDPNPDDPLVPDIAQIYKSDKEKYNRHAREWTQKYAM is encoded by the exons ATGTTGGAAAATCCTACTCTTTGCATCTGCAAAGAGAAACCACTTCTTAAG cctgaTAGTGCATATCAAGGGGGAGTATTTTTTCTGACAGTACACTTTCCAACAGACTATCCTTTCAAACCACCAAAG attGCTTTTACAACAAAAATATACCACCCAAACATAAACAGTAATGGGAGTATTTGTCTTGATATCCTGAGATCGCAATGGTCACCAGCTCTGACTGTATCTAAAG ttttattgtCCATATGCTCCTTACTTTGTGATCCTAATCCAGATGACCCTTTAGTACCGGATATTGCACAGATCTACAAGTCAGACAAGGAAAA ATACAACAGACATGCGAGAGAATGGACACAGAAATATGCAATGTAA
- the UBE2D1 gene encoding ubiquitin-conjugating enzyme E2 D1 isoform X1, producing the protein MALKRIQKELSDLQRDPPAHCSAGPVGDDLFHWQATIMGPPDSAYQGGVFFLTVHFPTDYPFKPPKIAFTTKIYHPNINSNGSICLDILRSQWSPALTVSKVLLSICSLLCDPNPDDPLVPDIAQIYKSDKEKYNRHAREWTQKYAM; encoded by the exons GAGCTAAGTGATCTGCAGCGAGACCCCCCAGCCCACTGTTCTGCCGGACCTGTTGGAGATGACT TGTTCCACTGGCAAGCAACAATTATGGGACCT cctgaTAGTGCATATCAAGGGGGAGTATTTTTTCTGACAGTACACTTTCCAACAGACTATCCTTTCAAACCACCAAAG attGCTTTTACAACAAAAATATACCACCCAAACATAAACAGTAATGGGAGTATTTGTCTTGATATCCTGAGATCGCAATGGTCACCAGCTCTGACTGTATCTAAAG ttttattgtCCATATGCTCCTTACTTTGTGATCCTAATCCAGATGACCCTTTAGTACCGGATATTGCACAGATCTACAAGTCAGACAAGGAAAA ATACAACAGACATGCGAGAGAATGGACACAGAAATATGCAATGTAA
- the UBE2D1 gene encoding ubiquitin-conjugating enzyme E2 D1 isoform X3, protein MALKRIQKELSDLQRDPPAHCSAGPVGDDLFHWQATIMGPPDSAYQGGVFFLTVHFPTDYPFKPPKIAFTTKIYHPNINSNGSICLDILRSQWSPALTVSKAGCAGRTEEKLLLGRYSANGNCHL, encoded by the exons GAGCTAAGTGATCTGCAGCGAGACCCCCCAGCCCACTGTTCTGCCGGACCTGTTGGAGATGACT TGTTCCACTGGCAAGCAACAATTATGGGACCT cctgaTAGTGCATATCAAGGGGGAGTATTTTTTCTGACAGTACACTTTCCAACAGACTATCCTTTCAAACCACCAAAG attGCTTTTACAACAAAAATATACCACCCAAACATAAACAGTAATGGGAGTATTTGTCTTGATATCCTGAGATCGCAATGGTCACCAGCTCTGACTGTATCTAAAG CTGGCTGTGCAGGCAGAACTGAGGAGAAACTG TTACTTGGAAGGTATTCAGCAAATGGAAACTGTCACCTTTAA
- the UBE2D1 gene encoding ubiquitin-conjugating enzyme E2 D1 isoform X2 — MALKRIQKELSDLQRDPPAHCSAGPVGDDLFHWQATIMGPPDSAYQGGVFFLTVHFPTDYPFKPPKIAFTTKIYHPNINSNGSICLDILRSQWSPALTVSKAGCAGRTEEKLVSRASKSNEFGCKWKTLILMYGGLPDCLLMTLCVA, encoded by the exons GAGCTAAGTGATCTGCAGCGAGACCCCCCAGCCCACTGTTCTGCCGGACCTGTTGGAGATGACT TGTTCCACTGGCAAGCAACAATTATGGGACCT cctgaTAGTGCATATCAAGGGGGAGTATTTTTTCTGACAGTACACTTTCCAACAGACTATCCTTTCAAACCACCAAAG attGCTTTTACAACAAAAATATACCACCCAAACATAAACAGTAATGGGAGTATTTGTCTTGATATCCTGAGATCGCAATGGTCACCAGCTCTGACTGTATCTAAAG CTGGCTGTGCAGGCAGAACTGAGGAGAAACTGGTGAGCAGAGCTTCAAAATCAAATGAATTTGGGTGTAAATGGAAAACCCTGATACTGATGTATGGGGGCTTACCCGATTGCTTATTGATGACTCTTTGCGTTGCCTGA